The DNA window CGCTGTCGGGGTCGACGACCATGCCTTCCACCTGGGGAAGTTCGCCGGGCTCGGCACAGGGGGTCCACCGGGTCCCGTCGGGCAGGGCGAAGGAGGACGGCAGGGTGAGGGTGCGGACGAGGTGGTAGCCGACCTTTCCGCGCGCGTCCGGGGTGAGCTCGGCGAGCGCCAGCTTGGTGTCGTGGCGCCGGCTGGTGACCGCGAACGAGCGGCCGCGGTCGGCGTAGGTGGCCAGCCCGTACGCGGTGCGCTGGTCACCGACCTCGTCCGGACCGGAGGAGAAGACCAGCGGGGCGGCCGCCTCGTCGGTGACGTCGACCAGGGGTCCGGCGGGACGTCCGGGCTCGATGCGGTAGAAGCGCAGCTGGTCGCGGCCCCGGTCGGAGACGACGGCCACGTCGTGGCGGCCGTCGGGGAAGCGCAGCCCGGTGACCAGGTCCACGTTGTTGAAGCGGCCCGGCTTGTCCCCGTCCCGGGGAGGGGGCGGCGCCGGCAGGCTCTGGACCTGGCGGCCGTCCAGGTCGTACACCCGCAGGCCGCCCTCCTTGGCGGTGGCGATGACCAGGCTGCGGTCGGGGTCGGACGCGTTCCGCCAGATCGCCGGGTCGTCGGCGTTGGCGTTGCCGCCGGCCTCGTCGTCGAAGAGGGACGGCGTCTCCACGGAGGGGGACACCTCGGGCAGCGGCGGGACCGTGCCGCGGTCCACCGCTGCCGGCGCCGGTGCCGGCGCCTGTGCGTGGGCCGGTAGGGCGATCATTCCGAGGGCCGCGATCGTCGCCGCGGCGATGAACGGGGCTCTCCTGCTCGGGGTCACGCGCATGGTGCCTCCTGGTCTCGGAGCGGGTCGAGGTGCTGGTGGGCCGCCGCCACCCTGGTCTACTCGCGGGTAGCCGACATGGAGGCGATGTGGCGCCCGAATGAGCGCGCGATGAACCCCCGTGGGAAGCCTGGCAGAAGCGGGAAGGCAGGGGAGGACGGGCAGCGGGACGGGAGGACGGGGCAGGGGTGCGGTGCCCCGGAGGACGGGCGGCGGGGCCACGGACAGCCGGGGGCGCGGCGCGCCGGACCGCCGGGCGGAGCGACGGCACCCCGGCAGGATGCTGCGCCGGGAGCCGTGACGCGCCCGGTGGCCGGCAGCCGCCGCCCGGGACCTTGGAGCGCTGGGCACACATGACCCCCTACCCCGCCAACGACCCCGCTCCCCCGCCGACGGGTCCCCCGCCCGGGGTCACCGTCTCCCGCGAGGAGTTCGACGCGCTCTTCGCCTCGGTCCTCAGCGAGGGCGCCACCTCGTGGGACCCGACCGGCTACCGCGGGGGGTACCGGAAGATCGGGGGCGGGTCGGTGGAGCGGGGGGCGGACCGGGCCGGTCAACCCTGGCTCCTGCCCAGGGCACCGGGCCCGAGGCGGCGGCGACCGGCCCCGGGCCCGGCGGTATGTTCGTCGGGCCGCTGGCCGCGGCGCTGGGGATCAGGCCCGCGACGCTGCGCGAGTGGGAGCGTGCCGGGCTGGTGAGCCCGCGCCGCGACCCGGCGACGGGATACCGGGTCTACGGGGGGCCGATGTCCGGGACGCCCGGCTGGTCCACCAGCTCAGGCGCCGCGGCTATCTGCTGGAGCGGATCGCCCCGTTGATCGCCCAGGTGCGGGCGGCGGGCGGACTGGAGCCGCTGGAGGTGGCGTTGGGCGACTGGCACGGCAGGCCGGCCGCCCGCGGGCGGGCGATGCCGGCCGGCGCCGCCGAACTGGACGGGTACCTGCGCGAACGCGGTTAGGAAGCGGCGGGGCCCAGGAGGTGGGGGCCGTTGTTGCGGACGCTGTTGACCTCCGTCGAGACCGGCGTCACCGCGAGGCGGCCGTCGGCCGGGGTGTGCAGGAGGGCGCGGAGGTCGGCGGTGTCCTGGTGGGCGGGGTCGAGCCAGGTCTCGTAGTCGCCGGGGTCGAGGGCCAGCGGCATGCGGGGGTGGACCCGCCCCGCCTGGTCGGTGGCCTCGGTCGTGATGATGGTGGCCGAGAGCAGCCAGGCCGCGGGGTCGTCGTCGTCCTTGACGGATGGGTCGCGCCAGAACTCGTACAGCCCGGCCATCGCCATCACCCCCGCGTCCTCGGGGCGGATGAAGTACGGCTGCTTGTAGGCCTTCGCGGAGCCGGTGGCGGGGACGGCGACCCATTCGTAGAAGCCGTCGGCGGGCAGCAGGCACCGCCGGCGGGTGAACGCGCGCCGGTAGGCCGGCTTCTCGTGGACGGTCTCGACCCGGGCGTTGATCATGCGCGAGCCGACCGACGGGTCCTTCGCCCAGGACGGCACCAGGCCCCACCGCACCGGACGCAGCCGACGCGCCACCTCTCCGGTGTCGCGGTCGGCCCGCTCCAGGACCGCCCACACGTCGTCGGTCGGGGCCACGTTCCACGACGGCCCCAGCGCCTCGGCGCCGGGTTCCCGCTCGGCGTCGAAGAGGCCCGCGAGGTCTTCGGGGGCTCGGGAGGAAGCGTAACGACCGCACATGGTCCCACTCTCCCACTCCTCGGCTCCGGCCTCACCCACCGGCACGGATAATGGCACGGCCCCACCGCATCGACCCGGGAGACGAAGAACCATGGCGCTGAAGGTAGGCCTGCGGGTGCAGCTGGCGGCGGACACCCGGCTGACCGGTGCGGTTGCGGTCACGGAGGACTCCGCGACGGAGGGCGCCGTCGCCGGGTTCCTGTCGCTGGCGGCGGGCACGGAGGGCACCGTCGAACGGGTGGTCGAGCACCGCCACCAGAGCCAGGAGGTCCGCGAGTACGAGCGGCTCAGATCACTGCTCGACTCCTTCGGCCACGACATGCCCGCCGGGAGCCGCAAACAGCTCGAGGAGAAGGTGGCCTCCCTGGAACCGGAGTGGACCGCCTACCAGGAGCAGGGTCCCCGCGTCACCGTCCGGGTCCGCTTCGACAACGGGTTCATCCTCGACGACGCGCACGAGGACCTCTTCACCTCCGTCTGAGGGCCGTCCCGGCCCGGGCCGGTGGGCTCCGGGCCGGTCACCGGCCGCGCGGCCACCCCGTACGCCGCCGCGAGATCCTCGCCCTGCGCCCTGAGGGCACGGGCGGGGCCAGGGCGAAGACCACGGTGATGTGCGCGCCGCCCAGGGGTCCTCGGGCGATGCGCATCGAGCCGC is part of the Streptomyces subrutilus genome and encodes:
- a CDS encoding phytase, giving the protein MRVTPSRRAPFIAAATIAALGMIALPAHAQAPAPAPAAVDRGTVPPLPEVSPSVETPSLFDDEAGGNANADDPAIWRNASDPDRSLVIATAKEGGLRVYDLDGRQVQSLPAPPPPRDGDKPGRFNNVDLVTGLRFPDGRHDVAVVSDRGRDQLRFYRIEPGRPAGPLVDVTDEAAAPLVFSSGPDEVGDQRTAYGLATYADRGRSFAVTSRRHDTKLALAELTPDARGKVGYHLVRTLTLPSSFALPDGTRWTPCAEPGELPQVEGMVVDPDSGDLYAGQEDVGIWKLDADLRSPARLIEKVRSYGVPGTWNPRTEECDAGADPGFGGRHLSADVEGLTIWRDPEDPRRDGYLIASGQGDNTFAVFDRGHRNAFVRGFRITAGSAPGAPDGSEVCDGAAVTSAPLGRRFPNGLLVVQDGANTPEAPGPDGQVRTDTDFKFVDWGRLQRAARL
- a CDS encoding SOS response-associated peptidase, producing MCGRYASSRAPEDLAGLFDAEREPGAEALGPSWNVAPTDDVWAVLERADRDTGEVARRLRPVRWGLVPSWAKDPSVGSRMINARVETVHEKPAYRRAFTRRRCLLPADGFYEWVAVPATGSAKAYKQPYFIRPEDAGVMAMAGLYEFWRDPSVKDDDDPAAWLLSATIITTEATDQAGRVHPRMPLALDPGDYETWLDPAHQDTADLRALLHTPADGRLAVTPVSTEVNSVRNNGPHLLGPAAS